A stretch of Alphaproteobacteria bacterium DNA encodes these proteins:
- a CDS encoding PAS domain-containing protein has protein sequence MIDTSLMQAFFDSADTVIYIKDAEGRFLFVNRKGAEMLDMSAADCVGQTAYDLIPRDQADRVTQIDRRVAESGTPTNFKDAVNLPTGRRVLLDHKFPVSVADHPGAVAGIAIDVTDAD, from the coding sequence ATGATCGACACCAGTCTGATGCAGGCATTCTTCGATAGCGCCGATACCGTGATCTACATCAAGGACGCCGAGGGCCGCTTTCTCTTCGTCAACCGGAAGGGGGCGGAGATGCTCGATATGAGCGCGGCGGATTGTGTCGGCCAGACCGCCTATGACCTCATTCCCAGGGACCAAGCCGACCGCGTTACCCAGATCGACCGGCGCGTCGCGGAAAGCGGAACGCCGACCAACTTCAAGGACGCCGTCAACCTGCCCACCGGACGGCGCGTCCTGCTCGATCATAAGTTTCCGGTCTCGGTCGCGGACCATCCGGGCGCCGTCGCCGGCATCGCCATCGACGTGACGGACGCGGACTGA
- the rlmN gene encoding 23S rRNA (adenine(2503)-C(2))-methyltransferase RlmN — translation MGSCGNDPTGRPNLIGLSRDELSAEMATLDAPPLRARQLWHWIYYRGESDFAAMTTLAKSFRAALADRYAVRRPEIVRDLASADGTRKWLVRTADGQEVETVHIPERDRGALCVSSQVGCTLNCTFCHTGTQRLVRNLDAAEIVGQVMVARDGLGEWPTPVHGRMLSNIVMMGMGEPLYNYDNVAKALRIVMDGEGLAISRRRITLSTSGVVPLIERVGRELGVNLAVSLHAVTDALRDQIVPLNRKYPIAELLQACRDYPTSKATRRITFEYVMLKGVNDSTADARALVRLIRGIPAKVNLIPFNPWPGGPHECATPAAIEAFAAIVRDAGYASPVRAPRGRDIMAACGQLKSDSVKERASRRRMAAELAG, via the coding sequence ATGGGTTCATGTGGAAACGACCCAACCGGGCGCCCCAATCTCATCGGCCTGTCCCGTGACGAGTTGAGCGCCGAAATGGCGACGCTCGACGCGCCGCCGTTGCGCGCCCGTCAGCTGTGGCACTGGATTTACTATCGCGGCGAGAGCGACTTCGCCGCCATGACCACCCTGGCCAAGTCGTTTCGCGCCGCGCTGGCCGACCGCTACGCCGTCCGCCGGCCGGAGATCGTGCGCGACCTGGCCTCGGCCGACGGGACGCGCAAATGGTTGGTCCGCACGGCCGACGGGCAGGAGGTGGAGACCGTCCATATCCCGGAACGGGACCGCGGCGCGCTGTGCGTCTCGTCGCAGGTCGGCTGCACCCTCAATTGCACCTTCTGCCACACCGGCACCCAGCGTCTGGTGCGCAACCTCGACGCCGCCGAGATCGTCGGCCAGGTGATGGTCGCCCGCGACGGCCTCGGCGAATGGCCGACCCCGGTCCATGGCCGCATGCTGTCGAACATCGTCATGATGGGCATGGGCGAACCGCTCTACAACTACGACAACGTGGCCAAGGCCCTACGCATCGTGATGGACGGCGAGGGTTTGGCGATCTCGCGCCGCCGCATCACGCTGTCGACGTCTGGCGTGGTCCCGCTGATCGAGCGTGTCGGGCGCGAGCTCGGCGTCAATCTGGCGGTCTCGCTGCACGCCGTGACCGACGCGCTGCGCGACCAGATCGTGCCACTCAACCGCAAATATCCGATCGCCGAATTGCTGCAGGCGTGCCGCGACTATCCGACCAGCAAGGCGACGCGGCGCATCACCTTCGAGTACGTCATGCTGAAGGGGGTCAACGATTCGACCGCCGACGCCCGCGCCCTGGTCCGCCTGATCCGCGGCATCCCGGCCAAGGTCAATTTGATCCCCTTCAACCCATGGCCGGGGGGGCCGCACGAGTGCGCGACGCCGGCCGCCATCGAGGCCTTCGCCGCGATCGTGCGCGACGCCGGTTACGCCTCGCCGGTGCGCGCGCCGCGCGGCCGCGACATCATGGCCGCCTGCGGCCAGCTCAAGTCGGACAGCGTTAAGGAGCGCGCCAGTAGGCGCCGGATGGCGGCGGAGTTGGCGGGCTGA
- a CDS encoding RNA methyltransferase: MRGYFGIGVEHISKQMNAGSLMRSAHAFEAAFFFTVGAVYSTREGGRSDTSDAPAELPVYAFDDPAALRLPKACNLVGVELQDDAVDLPEFRHPRQAAYIFGPERGSLSPEMTARCDFVVKIPTKFCINVGVAGAIVMYDRMITLGRFANRPFIPGGAREALPPHVFGQPVLRRARERADAD; encoded by the coding sequence ATGCGCGGCTATTTCGGAATCGGCGTCGAACACATCAGCAAGCAGATGAATGCGGGCAGTCTGATGCGTTCCGCCCATGCCTTCGAGGCCGCCTTTTTCTTTACCGTCGGGGCGGTCTATTCGACCCGGGAAGGGGGCCGGTCCGACACCTCCGACGCCCCTGCCGAGCTGCCGGTCTACGCGTTCGACGACCCCGCGGCCCTGCGTTTGCCGAAAGCGTGCAACTTGGTCGGGGTCGAGCTCCAGGACGATGCCGTCGATCTTCCGGAGTTCCGCCATCCGCGACAGGCCGCCTATATCTTCGGTCCGGAACGCGGTAGTTTGTCGCCGGAAATGACGGCGCGGTGCGATTTTGTGGTCAAGATTCCGACAAAATTCTGTATCAATGTCGGCGTCGCCGGGGCGATCGTGATGTACGACCGGATGATCACACTGGGCCGCTTCGCGAACCGGCCGTTCATTCCAGGTGGCGCCCGGGAAGCGCTGCCGCCCCATGTTTTTGGACAACCCGTCCTGCGCCGCGCGCGGGAACGGGCCGATGCGGATTAA